A single genomic interval of Nocardioides nitrophenolicus harbors:
- a CDS encoding histidinol-phosphate transaminase, translating to MSAAPVARPELAGLAAYSSVAAGDVPVRVRASSNEAPGGLTGPVLDAALAAVAGATRYPLIGGADLAAALAVSLGVPDSSVAVADGALPLLDRLLLAYLRPGDEVVTAWRSYEAYPLSVQVAGGRSVAVPLRADGSHDLPAMAAAIGPATRLVIVCNPNNPTGTVVPWADLAGFLDAVPPDVLVVLDEAYTEYDARPRPDTMSVPALAARGNVAVLRTFSKAHGLAGLRVGYLVASAGVAGAVRSVLPPFPVSSIAVAAALASLAHPSALADRVASTRKERARVAALLGSRGIVVPDSEANFVWLPLGPRSSAFAELCREHGLLVRPFDGEGVRITVGDPDLRAVLAEVLAGWE from the coding sequence GTGAGCGCTGCCCCCGTGGCCCGGCCGGAGCTGGCCGGGCTGGCGGCCTACTCGTCGGTGGCGGCCGGCGACGTACCGGTGCGGGTCCGGGCCTCGTCCAACGAGGCGCCCGGTGGCCTGACCGGGCCGGTGCTCGACGCGGCGCTCGCCGCCGTCGCGGGCGCGACGCGGTACCCGCTGATCGGGGGCGCCGACCTGGCCGCCGCCCTGGCGGTGTCGCTGGGAGTCCCGGACTCCTCGGTGGCGGTGGCCGACGGGGCGCTGCCGCTCCTCGACCGGCTGCTGCTGGCCTACCTGCGGCCCGGTGACGAGGTCGTGACGGCGTGGCGCTCGTACGAGGCGTACCCGCTCAGCGTCCAGGTCGCCGGCGGCCGGTCCGTGGCGGTCCCGCTGCGGGCGGACGGGTCGCACGACCTGCCGGCGATGGCGGCCGCGATCGGCCCCGCGACCCGGCTCGTGATCGTCTGCAATCCCAACAACCCGACCGGCACGGTCGTGCCCTGGGCCGACCTCGCGGGCTTCCTCGACGCGGTTCCTCCGGACGTGCTGGTGGTGCTCGACGAGGCCTACACGGAGTACGACGCGCGCCCGCGGCCCGACACCATGTCGGTGCCCGCGCTGGCGGCGCGGGGCAACGTCGCCGTGTTGCGGACGTTCTCCAAGGCCCACGGGCTCGCCGGCCTGCGCGTGGGCTACCTCGTCGCGTCCGCGGGGGTCGCCGGTGCCGTCCGCTCGGTCCTCCCGCCCTTCCCCGTCTCGTCAATCGCCGTCGCCGCCGCCCTCGCCTCCCTCGCGCACCCGTCGGCGCTCGCCGACCGGGTCGCGTCCACCCGGAAGGAGCGGGCGCGGGTGGCCGCGCTGCTCGGGTCGCGCGGGATCGTCGTACCTGACTCGGAGGCGAACTTCGTCTGGCTCCCGCTGGGCCCCCGGTCGTCGGCTTTCGCCGAGCTGTGTCGCGAGCACGGCCTGCTGGTGCGCCCGTTCGACGGTGAGGGGGTCCGGATCACCGTCGGTGACCCGGACCTGCGGGCGGTGCTGGCGGAGGTGCTCGCCGGCTGGGAGTGA
- a CDS encoding amino acid ABC transporter ATP-binding protein produces the protein MSAVEVGEEPMFQAWDVHKSFGHVEVLKGIDMSVARGEVVCLLGPSGSGKSTFLRCINHLEKFDRGEMWVGGDRVGYRPHGDKLKELNEREVAVRRSGIGMVFQGFNLFAHRTALENVMEGPIVVRREKRSVVERRARALLERVGLADRVDNYPSQLSGGQQQRVAIARALAMQPDLMLFDEPTSALDPELVGDVLAVMRQLADDGMTMIVVTHELGFAREVADRVYFMDGGVVVESGPPAEVLERPREARTQAFLSKVLA, from the coding sequence ATGAGTGCGGTCGAGGTCGGCGAGGAGCCGATGTTCCAGGCCTGGGACGTGCACAAGTCGTTCGGCCACGTCGAGGTGCTCAAGGGCATCGACATGTCGGTCGCCCGGGGCGAGGTGGTCTGCCTGCTCGGGCCGTCCGGGTCCGGGAAGAGCACCTTCCTGCGCTGCATCAACCACCTGGAGAAGTTCGACCGGGGCGAGATGTGGGTCGGCGGCGACCGGGTCGGCTACCGCCCGCACGGCGACAAGCTCAAGGAGCTCAACGAGCGCGAGGTCGCCGTCCGCCGCTCCGGGATCGGCATGGTCTTCCAGGGCTTCAACCTCTTCGCGCACCGCACCGCGCTGGAGAACGTCATGGAGGGACCGATCGTCGTACGCCGGGAGAAGCGCTCGGTCGTGGAGCGGCGGGCGCGGGCCCTGCTCGAGCGGGTCGGTCTCGCCGACCGGGTCGACAACTACCCCTCGCAGCTCTCCGGCGGCCAGCAGCAGCGGGTGGCGATCGCCCGGGCGCTGGCGATGCAGCCCGACCTGATGCTGTTCGACGAGCCGACCTCGGCACTCGACCCCGAGCTGGTCGGCGACGTGCTGGCGGTGATGAGGCAGCTCGCCGACGACGGGATGACGATGATCGTGGTGACCCACGAGCTCGGCTTCGCCCGCGAGGTCGCGGACCGGGTGTACTTCATGGACGGCGGCGTGGTCGTCGAGTCGGGTCCGCCGGCCGAGGTGCTGGAGCGACCCCGCGAGGCGCGCACCCAGGCATTCCTCTCGAAGGTGCTGGCGTGA
- a CDS encoding amino acid ABC transporter permease — translation MTDSSASAAPSRPGPARDGRDARVVLPTRHPARWALAGVVLLVVAGGITQVVGNERFQWDVVGDYLFAQPILQGVAKTLMLTAAAMAIGVGLGIVIAVLRLSPNPILSSAAWTYSWFFRGTPLLVQLLFWYFLAALYPTIGVGGMSWSANELISPLTAALLGLGLNEAAYMSEIVRSGILSVPPGQAEAASAVGMRRSQVMRRVVLPQAMRVIIPPTGNETIGMLKHTALVLVIGYTELMTTASNIYSRTYQTIPLLIVAALWYLAISAVLSVGQYFIERHFGRGFSNHRVSRRGSRVARKEEAVA, via the coding sequence GTGACCGACAGCTCCGCGAGCGCCGCCCCGTCCCGGCCCGGGCCCGCGCGCGACGGGCGGGACGCCCGGGTGGTCCTCCCCACCCGGCATCCGGCCCGCTGGGCGCTGGCCGGGGTGGTCCTCCTGGTCGTGGCGGGCGGGATCACCCAGGTCGTCGGCAACGAGCGCTTCCAGTGGGACGTCGTGGGCGACTACCTGTTCGCCCAGCCGATCCTGCAGGGCGTCGCGAAGACGCTGATGCTCACCGCGGCCGCGATGGCGATCGGCGTCGGGCTCGGCATCGTGATCGCCGTACTGCGGCTCTCGCCGAACCCGATCCTGTCGTCGGCGGCGTGGACCTACTCCTGGTTCTTCCGCGGTACGCCGCTGCTGGTGCAGCTGCTGTTCTGGTACTTCCTCGCCGCGCTCTACCCGACCATCGGCGTCGGCGGCATGTCGTGGAGCGCCAACGAGCTGATCTCGCCGCTCACGGCGGCTCTCCTCGGGCTCGGCCTGAACGAGGCGGCGTACATGAGCGAGATCGTGCGCTCCGGCATCCTCTCGGTGCCGCCCGGCCAGGCCGAGGCGGCCAGCGCGGTCGGCATGCGGCGCTCGCAGGTGATGCGCCGGGTGGTGCTGCCGCAGGCGATGCGGGTGATCATCCCGCCGACCGGCAACGAGACGATCGGCATGCTGAAGCACACCGCGCTGGTGCTGGTGATCGGCTACACCGAGCTGATGACCACGGCGTCCAACATCTACTCGCGGACCTACCAGACGATCCCGCTGCTCATCGTGGCCGCGCTCTGGTATCTCGCGATCTCGGCGGTGCTCTCCGTCGGTCAGTACTTCATCGAGCGGCACTTCGGCCGCGGCTTCTCGAACCACCGGGTGAGCCGCAGGGGAAGCCGCGTCGCGCGCAAGGAGGAGGCGGTCGCATGA
- a CDS encoding ABC transporter substrate-binding protein, with the protein MTRPRHLSLSAAALALALPVLLSACGGSSEADEKPSFDESAPLHSALPKELQGEKSITIASNVEYPPFEFLDTDNKTVLGIDREIADGLEKQLGIDIVFDNIAFDAIIPGLASGRYQMAMSAMTDNLERQKEVDFVDYFAAGAGIMTHEADAGKYTTLADMCGTSVAVVKGTTEVPQAEEASKQCEADGKEPIKATVFPGQNQVILALQNERVDAILMDSAPGAYAASQTEGLVMSKPYESQPFGIVFAKGTDELQQAVQQALQALKENGDYDKALAKFGLESGAIDEFTINGGTQ; encoded by the coding sequence ATGACGCGACCCCGCCACCTCTCCCTCTCCGCCGCCGCTCTCGCCCTCGCCCTCCCCGTGCTGCTCTCCGCCTGCGGGGGCAGCAGCGAGGCCGACGAGAAGCCGTCGTTCGACGAGTCCGCCCCGCTCCACAGCGCCCTCCCGAAGGAGCTGCAGGGCGAGAAGTCGATCACCATCGCGAGCAACGTCGAGTACCCGCCGTTCGAGTTCCTGGACACCGACAACAAGACGGTGCTGGGCATCGACCGCGAGATCGCCGACGGACTGGAGAAGCAGCTCGGCATCGACATCGTGTTCGACAACATCGCCTTCGACGCGATCATCCCGGGCCTGGCCTCAGGCCGCTACCAGATGGCGATGTCGGCGATGACCGACAACCTGGAGCGGCAGAAGGAGGTCGACTTCGTCGACTACTTCGCCGCGGGCGCCGGGATCATGACCCACGAGGCGGACGCCGGGAAGTACACCACGCTGGCCGACATGTGCGGCACCTCGGTCGCGGTCGTCAAGGGCACCACCGAGGTCCCGCAGGCCGAGGAGGCCTCGAAGCAGTGCGAGGCCGACGGCAAGGAGCCGATCAAGGCGACCGTCTTCCCGGGCCAGAACCAGGTCATCCTCGCGCTGCAGAACGAGCGCGTCGACGCGATCCTGATGGACAGCGCGCCCGGTGCGTACGCCGCCTCGCAGACCGAGGGCCTGGTGATGAGCAAGCCCTACGAGTCGCAGCCGTTCGGCATCGTGTTCGCGAAGGGCACCGACGAGCTGCAGCAGGCCGTCCAGCAGGCGCTGCAGGCGCTCAAGGAGAACGGCGACTACGACAAGGCGCTGGCGAAGTTCGGTCTGGAGAGCGGAGCCATCGACGAGTTCACCATCAACGGCGGCACGCAGTGA
- a CDS encoding alpha/beta hydrolase, with product MTVTIEVPAARPAALPEPPGDAARCDTLAETLYTAAARYEEFGEEATQLRNLTGYWWGVAYDAYVVASGKAATEHTAMAATVRRVGRAVTSYADTLRDLTGTHDTLVERKGALDERRTTLVADIDAATDATPEVVAGLRERATDLRADYAALVTDHDALQRRVRENEDLLRQAFQAADTLAEGLSAEGGASETARGAMGRPGAPGTGATPAQVREWWEHLTDAEREAVIAAYPGLIGSADGLPADARDQANRVLLDDDLARLGAKKADGTLSDDERQVLANAEATRKAVAKADGFVDPTTGEKPGGSLWLYDPAAFDGDGRVAVGVGDLDTADDVSVQVPGIKSEMDDVGGYTDEAIRLYESARYNGDGSSVATLFWLGYNTPEGAVDLDTITTGRAEDGGRRLADAVEGLRASRSDDPAHLTVIGHSYGSTTTSYAAVDHDLAADDVVLIGSPGAGPADTAADFSVGADHVYDGRNSRDAVAFFGDEGWYHNPGGLGVDPSSEDFGAHRFEAESVDRGSIRNFDDHSRYYDHESESLYNLGKIVDGHGDQVNGAAQSYDPWWRWAVDPEKDRDPTTNVPGRSDTRADDVP from the coding sequence GTGACCGTCACCATCGAGGTCCCGGCCGCACGGCCCGCCGCCCTGCCGGAGCCACCCGGCGACGCGGCGCGGTGCGACACCCTCGCCGAGACGCTCTACACCGCCGCCGCCCGCTACGAGGAGTTCGGCGAGGAGGCCACCCAGCTGCGCAACCTCACCGGCTACTGGTGGGGCGTCGCCTACGACGCCTACGTGGTCGCCTCCGGCAAGGCCGCCACCGAGCACACCGCGATGGCCGCGACGGTGCGCCGGGTCGGCCGCGCCGTGACGTCGTACGCCGACACGCTGCGCGACCTGACCGGCACCCACGACACCCTGGTCGAGCGCAAGGGCGCCCTCGACGAGCGCCGGACCACCCTGGTCGCCGACATCGACGCCGCCACCGACGCCACGCCCGAGGTGGTCGCGGGGCTGCGGGAGCGGGCCACCGACCTGCGCGCCGACTACGCCGCCCTGGTCACCGACCACGACGCCCTGCAGCGCCGGGTCCGGGAGAACGAGGACCTGCTGCGCCAGGCGTTCCAGGCCGCGGACACCCTGGCCGAGGGGCTCTCGGCGGAGGGCGGGGCATCGGAGACGGCGCGCGGCGCGATGGGCCGGCCGGGCGCGCCCGGCACCGGCGCCACGCCCGCCCAGGTGCGCGAGTGGTGGGAGCACCTCACCGACGCCGAACGGGAGGCGGTGATCGCGGCGTACCCCGGCCTGATCGGCTCCGCCGACGGGCTGCCCGCCGACGCGCGGGACCAGGCCAACCGGGTGCTGCTCGACGACGACCTCGCCCGGCTCGGGGCCAAGAAGGCGGACGGGACCCTCTCCGACGACGAGCGCCAGGTGCTGGCCAACGCCGAGGCCACCCGGAAGGCCGTCGCGAAGGCCGACGGCTTCGTCGACCCCACCACCGGCGAGAAGCCGGGCGGCAGCCTGTGGCTCTACGACCCGGCCGCCTTCGACGGCGACGGCCGGGTCGCGGTGGGCGTCGGCGACCTCGACACCGCCGACGACGTGTCGGTGCAGGTCCCCGGGATCAAGTCCGAGATGGACGACGTCGGCGGCTACACCGACGAGGCGATCCGGCTCTACGAGTCGGCTCGCTACAACGGCGACGGGTCGTCGGTGGCGACCCTGTTCTGGCTCGGCTACAACACCCCCGAGGGAGCGGTCGACCTCGACACGATCACCACCGGCCGCGCCGAGGACGGCGGTCGTCGGCTCGCCGACGCGGTCGAGGGGCTGCGCGCGTCGCGGTCCGACGACCCCGCCCACCTCACCGTGATCGGACACAGCTACGGCTCCACGACGACGTCGTACGCCGCCGTCGACCACGACCTGGCCGCCGACGACGTGGTCCTCATCGGCAGCCCCGGCGCCGGCCCGGCCGACACCGCGGCCGACTTCAGCGTCGGCGCCGACCATGTCTACGACGGCCGCAACAGTCGCGACGCGGTCGCCTTCTTCGGCGACGAGGGCTGGTACCACAACCCCGGCGGGCTCGGCGTGGACCCGTCGTCGGAGGACTTCGGGGCGCACCGGTTCGAGGCCGAGTCGGTGGACCGCGGCTCGATCCGCAACTTCGACGACCACAGCCGCTACTACGACCACGAGTCGGAGTCGCTCTACAACCTCGGCAAGATCGTCGACGGGCACGGAGACCAGGTCAACGGCGCCGCGCAGAGCTACGACCCGTGGTGGCGGTGGGCCGTCGACCCCGAGAAGGACCGCGACCCGACGACCAACGTCCCGGGCCGCTCCGACACCCGGGCCGATGATGTTCCGTAG
- a CDS encoding IclR family transcriptional regulator — MAQNSFTRGLDVLIAIARNGQVTVAEVAEELGLATSTAYRYVRSLRDYGLIEESQGVYVPGWRLMEISGEHLTHTRLAEVAGEYLRTLTYQTGETAVLAVRAGSHAICLRQSVSPAPDRYAFRINELLPLYAGAGQRLLLAHAPRPIVEVALANLVSYSAATITAAELPAALAQVRRDRLAVSRGEFKEGAIAVAVPVFSNGECAASLTIAGPSERCDNAEWVRRATRLLRAAAAEMSAEIDA, encoded by the coding sequence ATGGCCCAGAACTCCTTCACCCGCGGGCTCGACGTCCTGATCGCGATCGCCCGCAACGGCCAGGTCACCGTCGCGGAGGTCGCCGAGGAGCTCGGCCTGGCCACGAGCACGGCGTACCGCTATGTCCGCTCGCTGCGCGACTACGGCCTGATCGAGGAGTCCCAGGGCGTCTACGTGCCCGGCTGGCGGCTGATGGAGATCTCCGGGGAGCATCTCACCCACACCCGGCTCGCCGAGGTGGCGGGGGAGTACCTGCGCACGCTGACCTACCAGACCGGCGAGACCGCGGTGCTCGCCGTGCGCGCCGGGTCGCACGCCATCTGCCTGCGCCAGTCGGTCTCGCCGGCTCCCGACCGCTACGCCTTCCGGATCAACGAGCTGCTGCCGCTGTACGCCGGCGCCGGGCAGCGGCTGCTGCTCGCCCATGCGCCCCGCCCGATCGTCGAGGTCGCCCTCGCCAACCTGGTGTCGTACTCCGCGGCGACGATCACCGCGGCCGAGCTGCCCGCGGCCCTGGCCCAGGTGCGCCGCGACCGGCTGGCGGTCTCGCGCGGGGAGTTCAAGGAGGGCGCGATCGCCGTCGCCGTCCCCGTGTTCAGCAACGGCGAGTGCGCCGCCTCGCTGACCATCGCCGGGCCGTCGGAGCGCTGCGACAACGCCGAGTGGGTGCGTCGCGCGACCCGGCTGCTGCGGGCCGCGGCGGCCGAGATGTCGGCCGAGATCGACGCCTGA
- a CDS encoding YihY/virulence factor BrkB family protein, translating into MGVVGDIDRAQRKRSSVGFPLAVVYKFFDDQGNYLAAILTFYAFLSIFPLMLLGTSILGFILEGREALQEQVLDSALGQFPIIGDALGRPDGIQGSTGGIVVGSLTALYGALGLGLALQNVQSAAWAVPRNSRPHPVMTRVNSLFILAVAGTAIFTVFVGSAVLTETKLVGDLSNHGWFHWLVRLLSLVLLGSMMTVLLRMAAARAIRDRGIRAAPGGFTVAVLWQFLQWIGTWYVTNVIASTHRNNMTEAFGVVLGLMGLLYIGAVMGVLGIEVNVVLARKLWPRALLTPFTDSVDLTEADRRAYAMYAQMQRHKGFETVAVRFDGRDGDSHEIVLDPRTEKVHKQHIPGRPPRPEAAEEPTQPVNLPPSV; encoded by the coding sequence GTGGGAGTTGTCGGGGACATCGATCGAGCGCAGCGCAAGCGCTCGTCCGTCGGCTTCCCGCTCGCGGTCGTCTACAAGTTCTTCGACGACCAGGGCAACTACCTCGCGGCGATCCTGACCTTCTATGCGTTCTTGTCGATCTTCCCGCTCATGCTGCTCGGTACGTCGATCCTCGGCTTCATCCTCGAGGGCCGCGAGGCGCTGCAGGAGCAGGTCCTCGACTCGGCGCTCGGGCAGTTCCCGATCATCGGCGACGCGCTGGGCCGCCCGGACGGGATCCAGGGGTCGACGGGCGGCATCGTCGTCGGCTCGCTGACCGCGCTGTACGGCGCGCTCGGGCTCGGCCTGGCCCTGCAGAACGTGCAGTCGGCGGCGTGGGCGGTGCCGCGCAACAGCCGGCCGCACCCGGTGATGACCCGGGTCAACAGCCTGTTCATCCTGGCGGTCGCGGGGACGGCCATCTTCACCGTCTTCGTCGGCTCGGCCGTGCTGACCGAGACCAAGCTGGTCGGCGACCTGTCCAACCACGGGTGGTTCCACTGGCTGGTGCGCCTGCTGTCCCTGGTGCTCCTCGGCTCGATGATGACGGTGCTGCTGCGCATGGCCGCGGCCCGCGCGATCCGCGACCGCGGGATCCGGGCGGCGCCGGGCGGCTTCACCGTCGCCGTGCTCTGGCAGTTCCTGCAGTGGATCGGGACCTGGTACGTCACCAATGTCATCGCCAGCACCCACCGCAACAACATGACCGAGGCGTTCGGCGTGGTCCTCGGCCTGATGGGCCTGCTCTACATCGGCGCCGTGATGGGCGTCCTCGGCATCGAGGTCAACGTGGTGCTCGCCCGCAAGCTGTGGCCGCGGGCGCTGCTGACGCCGTTCACCGACTCGGTCGACCTCACCGAGGCGGACCGCCGGGCCTACGCCATGTACGCCCAGATGCAGCGGCACAAGGGCTTCGAGACGGTCGCCGTCCGCTTCGACGGCCGCGACGGTGACTCCCACGAGATCGTGCTCGACCCGCGCACGGAGAAGGTCCACAAGCAGCACATCCCCGGCCGGCCGCCGCGGCCCGAGGCGGCCGAGGAGCCGACCCAGCCGGTCAACCTGCCTCCTTCCGTCTGA
- a CDS encoding TetR/AcrR family transcriptional regulator codes for MSSSAPERVRPGRGGILDAATRLFATHGVSGTSLQQIAGAAGITKAAVYHHFPTKEEVVAAVLAPALEAIDALVRTAEAHDEPRTRTEAAIIGLADQAVTHRQRWAVLLQDAAVEEYIRNDPGHDELFTRLRGLLTGPGPDPGTRLQVALFLSGLLGPAQDPSCADIDDDDLRAGIVRAGRLLLLDGAATG; via the coding sequence ATGAGCAGCAGCGCCCCCGAACGCGTCCGACCGGGTCGCGGCGGCATCCTCGACGCCGCCACCCGGCTGTTCGCCACCCACGGCGTCTCGGGTACGTCGCTGCAGCAGATCGCGGGCGCCGCCGGGATCACCAAGGCCGCCGTCTACCACCACTTCCCCACCAAGGAGGAGGTCGTCGCCGCGGTGCTGGCCCCCGCGCTCGAGGCGATCGACGCCCTCGTCCGCACCGCCGAGGCCCACGACGAGCCGCGCACCCGTACCGAGGCCGCCATCATCGGGCTCGCCGACCAGGCGGTCACCCACCGGCAGCGCTGGGCGGTGCTGCTGCAGGACGCGGCCGTGGAGGAGTACATCCGCAACGACCCCGGCCACGACGAGCTCTTCACCCGGCTGCGCGGCCTGCTCACCGGTCCCGGCCCCGACCCGGGCACCCGGCTGCAGGTCGCGCTCTTCCTCTCCGGGCTGCTCGGGCCCGCCCAGGACCCGAGCTGCGCCGACATCGACGACGACGACCTGCGCGCCGGGATCGTGCGGGCCGGCCGGCTGCTGCTGCTCGACGGGGCGGCGACCGGCTGA
- a CDS encoding 3-ketosteroid-delta-1-dehydrogenase yields MSDTTVDLLVIGSGTGLAAALSAREQGLDVLVVEKTAYVGGSTARSGGAFWIPANPALLEAGSRDTLERGETYLDAVVGDNAPRARWQAFLRHGPDTITMLRRTTGLKFMWARGYADYHTELPGGDAAGRSVESRPFDASVLGESRELLRPGVVEAPVPMPVTGADYKWMNLVARKPGKGLPRILRRAAQGIGGMALGRDYLAGGQALAAGLFAGALRAGIPIWRETSLVELVTEGDRVVGAVVERDGARETILARKGVVLAAGGFDHDLAMRHRYQAEFLEDWSLGNDGNTGDAIKLGAEVGAELTLMDQTWWFPAVAPLPGGAPQVLLAERSLPGSIMVDRHGRRFINESIDYMTFGQTVLERDRAGDPVGAMWLVFDQAYRNSYVLAGSLFPRMALPREWYDAGIAHRAASAAELARATGLPEAALTETLDRFTGMAAAGIDDDFHRGNSAYDRYYGDPTVTPNPNLRPLDRGDLYAVKVVLSDLGTCGGLRCDEHGRPLRADDSVIEGLYAIGNTAGNVFGRAYPGAGATIGQGLVFGHIVATHAARHAASAVVTA; encoded by the coding sequence ATGTCCGACACCACCGTCGACCTGCTCGTCATCGGCTCGGGCACCGGGCTCGCCGCCGCCCTGAGCGCCCGCGAGCAGGGCCTCGACGTCCTCGTCGTCGAGAAGACCGCGTACGTCGGCGGCTCCACCGCCCGCTCCGGCGGCGCGTTCTGGATCCCCGCCAACCCCGCCCTCCTCGAGGCCGGCTCCCGCGACACCCTCGAGCGCGGCGAGACCTACCTCGACGCCGTCGTGGGCGACAACGCCCCCCGGGCCCGCTGGCAGGCCTTCCTGCGCCACGGCCCCGACACGATCACGATGCTGCGCCGTACGACGGGCCTCAAGTTCATGTGGGCCCGCGGGTACGCCGACTACCACACCGAGCTGCCCGGCGGCGACGCCGCGGGCCGCAGCGTCGAGAGCAGGCCGTTCGACGCCTCCGTGCTCGGCGAGTCGCGCGAGCTGCTGCGTCCGGGCGTCGTCGAGGCGCCGGTGCCGATGCCGGTCACCGGCGCGGACTACAAGTGGATGAACCTCGTCGCCCGCAAGCCCGGCAAGGGCCTGCCCCGGATCCTGCGCCGCGCGGCGCAGGGCATCGGTGGCATGGCGCTCGGTCGCGACTACCTCGCCGGCGGCCAGGCCCTCGCGGCCGGTCTCTTCGCGGGCGCGCTGCGCGCCGGCATCCCGATCTGGCGCGAGACCTCGCTGGTCGAGCTCGTCACCGAGGGCGACCGCGTGGTCGGCGCCGTGGTCGAGCGCGACGGCGCCCGCGAGACGATCCTCGCGCGCAAGGGCGTCGTCCTCGCGGCCGGCGGCTTCGACCACGACCTGGCGATGCGGCACCGCTACCAGGCGGAGTTCCTCGAGGACTGGAGCCTCGGCAACGACGGCAACACCGGCGACGCGATCAAGCTCGGCGCCGAGGTGGGCGCCGAGCTGACGCTGATGGACCAGACCTGGTGGTTCCCCGCCGTCGCGCCGCTGCCCGGCGGTGCGCCGCAGGTGCTGCTCGCCGAGCGCTCGCTGCCCGGGTCGATCATGGTCGACCGGCACGGCCGCCGGTTCATCAACGAGTCGATCGACTACATGACCTTCGGCCAGACCGTCCTCGAGCGCGACCGCGCCGGCGACCCGGTCGGCGCGATGTGGCTGGTCTTCGACCAGGCCTACCGCAACAGCTACGTCCTCGCCGGCTCGCTCTTCCCGCGGATGGCGCTGCCCCGGGAGTGGTACGACGCCGGCATCGCCCACCGCGCCGCCTCCGCCGCCGAGCTGGCCCGCGCGACCGGCCTGCCCGAGGCCGCGCTGACCGAGACGCTCGACCGCTTCACGGGGATGGCGGCGGCGGGCATCGACGACGACTTCCACCGCGGCAACAGCGCGTACGACCGCTACTACGGCGACCCGACGGTCACCCCCAACCCCAACCTGCGCCCCCTCGACCGCGGCGACCTGTACGCCGTCAAGGTGGTGCTCAGCGACCTCGGCACCTGCGGCGGCCTGCGCTGCGACGAGCACGGCCGTCCGCTGCGCGCGGACGACAGCGTGATCGAGGGCCTCTACGCGATCGGCAACACGGCCGGCAACGTCTTCGGGCGGGCCTACCCGGGCGCCGGCGCGACCATCGGCCAGGGCCTGGTGTTCGGCCACATCGTCGCCACCCACGCCGCGCGGCACGCGGCCTCCGCGGTGGTCACGGCCTGA
- a CDS encoding nuclear transport factor 2 family protein, whose translation MSAEARAAVARYLDAVAGGSPAAIAALYAPDATLEDPVGADVLRGRAAIEEFYGALAGARVATELLAVRAVEGQAAFSFRVTTDAGDQQYVVEPIDVMTFDADGRITSMRAFWAPEDMVVRPA comes from the coding sequence GTGAGCGCCGAGGCCAGGGCCGCGGTGGCCCGCTACCTCGACGCCGTCGCCGGCGGCTCGCCCGCCGCCATCGCCGCCCTCTACGCACCCGACGCGACGCTCGAGGACCCGGTCGGCGCCGACGTCCTGCGCGGGCGCGCGGCGATCGAGGAGTTCTACGGCGCGCTCGCGGGCGCGCGGGTCGCGACCGAGCTGCTCGCCGTACGAGCGGTGGAGGGGCAGGCGGCGTTCTCGTTCCGGGTCACCACCGACGCCGGCGACCAGCAGTACGTCGTCGAGCCGATCGACGTGATGACCTTCGACGCCGACGGGAGGATCACGTCCATGCGGGCGTTCTGGGCGCCCGAGGACATGGTGGTCCGGCCCGCCTGA